A single region of the Mugil cephalus isolate CIBA_MC_2020 chromosome 4, CIBA_Mcephalus_1.1, whole genome shotgun sequence genome encodes:
- the cldn19 gene encoding claudin-19 isoform X2 — MANSGLQLLGYFLALGGWIGIISTTALPQWKQSSYAGDAIITAVGLYEGLWMSCASQSTGQVQCKIFDSMLSLDIHIQTCRALMVVSVLLGFIGIIVSVVGMKCTKVGDNNPTTKTRIAVTGGALFLLAGLCTLVSVSWYATQVSYQFFNPNTPPNARYEFGSALFVGWAAASLTVLGGSLLCCSCSKDDMRGQQYYRQSQPSTAREAELLSETSFPD, encoded by the exons ATGGCCAATTCAGGTCTCCAGTTGTTGGGTTATTTCCTGGCGTTGGGCGGATGGATTGGAATCATCTCCACCACTGCCTTGCCCCAGTGGAAGCAGTCGTCGTACGCTGGCGACGCCATCATCACGGCCGTGGGTCTCTACGAGGGGCTGTGGATGAGCTGTGCCTCGCAGAGCACAGGGCAGGTGCAGTGCAAGATCTTTGACTCCATGCTCTCGCTGGACA TCCACATCCAGACATGCCGGGCCCTCATGGTGGTGTCAGTTCTGCTGGGTTTTATCGGCATCATCGTCAGCGTGGTGGGCATGAAGTGCACCAAGGTGGGAGATAACAACCCAACCACAAAGACTCGCATCGCTGTGACCGGAGGAGCTCTCTTCCTGCTCGCAG GTCTGTGCACACTGGTGTCTGTGTCCTGGTATGCCACTCAGGTGTCCTATCAGTTCTTCAACCCAAATACGCCACCCAACGCCAG GTATGAGTTCGGCTCCGCCCTGTTCGTGGGCTGGGCGGCGGCCAGCCTCACGGTCCTGGGTGGCTCCTTGctgtgctgctcctgctccaaAGACGACATGCGAGGGCAGCAATACTACCGCCAATCACAGCCTTCCACAGCCAGGGA GGCAGAGTTGTTGAGTGAAACTAGTTTCCCTGACTGA
- the cldn19 gene encoding claudin-19 isoform X1 — MANSGLQLLGYFLALGGWIGIISTTALPQWKQSSYAGDAIITAVGLYEGLWMSCASQSTGQVQCKIFDSMLSLDIHIQTCRALMVVSVLLGFIGIIVSVVGMKCTKVGDNNPTTKTRIAVTGGALFLLAGLCTLVSVSWYATQVSYQFFNPNTPPNARYEFGSALFVGWAAASLTVLGGSLLCCSCSKDDMRGQQYYRQSQPSTAREPNVKSTPPEKREQYL, encoded by the exons ATGGCCAATTCAGGTCTCCAGTTGTTGGGTTATTTCCTGGCGTTGGGCGGATGGATTGGAATCATCTCCACCACTGCCTTGCCCCAGTGGAAGCAGTCGTCGTACGCTGGCGACGCCATCATCACGGCCGTGGGTCTCTACGAGGGGCTGTGGATGAGCTGTGCCTCGCAGAGCACAGGGCAGGTGCAGTGCAAGATCTTTGACTCCATGCTCTCGCTGGACA TCCACATCCAGACATGCCGGGCCCTCATGGTGGTGTCAGTTCTGCTGGGTTTTATCGGCATCATCGTCAGCGTGGTGGGCATGAAGTGCACCAAGGTGGGAGATAACAACCCAACCACAAAGACTCGCATCGCTGTGACCGGAGGAGCTCTCTTCCTGCTCGCAG GTCTGTGCACACTGGTGTCTGTGTCCTGGTATGCCACTCAGGTGTCCTATCAGTTCTTCAACCCAAATACGCCACCCAACGCCAG GTATGAGTTCGGCTCCGCCCTGTTCGTGGGCTGGGCGGCGGCCAGCCTCACGGTCCTGGGTGGCTCCTTGctgtgctgctcctgctccaaAGACGACATGCGAGGGCAGCAATACTACCGCCAATCACAGCCTTCCACAGCCAGGGA ACCAAATGTTAAAAGTACCCCACCAGAGAAAAGGGAGCAGTACTTGTAG